In Salvelinus alpinus chromosome 19, SLU_Salpinus.1, whole genome shotgun sequence, the genomic stretch GCTGGAAAGTGCTTGAGAACAAGACTGGCTTTTTGGACAGATCTCCACAGCAGGCTGCTTCTGAGATGCACCAAGACACTAACATACACATGtagaaacacatacagtagacagaCACAATCAAGTATGCAGTTTTAATGCCTGTTTTTCTACTTTTACTTTTTCTACTACAACGTTTTCCTGGATACAACGGTACAGTGTGAGTGTTTGAATGGCATTTACAGTGGTACACAGACCATAGTCTGTTGTGGACATCGCCAACTCTGCAGGATGCCACAGAGAGACCACAGCGTATTGTAATGTCGAACATACGGTAGCTAGCTAcactctataactgcccattgtTGTGTGTCCCTATTCCCATACCACTCTCccacccccctccacctccacacaGTGTGCCTGTCCATCACAGACACAATGCTGCTCCATATCCACAGCAGACCCCTGctcccacacacactccctgaccCTGGCCTGTCCTCAGCCTGGGGTTCAGCCCTGCTGCTGACTGCTCCCTGCCCCTGTGGTGTCTCTGGTCTCCCATGGCAACAGGGATTCCAGTGGGGTCTGAAGGCTGATATTAGCATGTAGAGGTGGAGCTGGGACAGAGCAGGATACATATCTACACTGTCTGCCTCCAGTCCACACACAGGCACAGTGCATCTGATCTGCTGCAGTACACTGGGCTGGAGGGATGGAAAATGTCCCTCTATGTTCCACTGGTAATGTTTGTTGATCTATTCTAAGATTCAGGGGGAAATTCAAGGGGGTTAATATCATTTCAAATATCAACTTCTGTTTTTGAATTTAACACATATCCATATCCATCAAAATCTGTGGTCTGTAAAGATAAAGAATCTGGAACCAGAAGTCTTATCTAGCATATCCATCACCAAGTACACAGCTCAAAGAAATGCCACAGTAAACCACCCAGCACATCATGTCTCTAATGTGCCCAGACGGTAGTGAGTGATGTTTGGGAGAGAGGAGTGTTAGGTAGTGCTCTTACCTGCTCTCTGTCCTATGGGGTTGGTGGTGATGCGTGGGGCCAGGTTGCCTCTAGAGGAtgaagaggtggtggtggtggtgcgcCCATCTTTGATCTCGATAGTTAGGAAGGTCTTCATGTCGGGGTCTGCCGCTCCCTTGCTGTCCCGCTGTGCAGATGCTCTCCCTGGGGTCTTGTCTTCCTTTGAGCCGCCCGAGGCGTGCCGCAGCTTTTCAGCCGCCTGCTTTGCCCCGCCTACAGCGTTCAAGGATTGAGCAGCGCTTTGCAGAGGTTTGGTGGCCACGCCCCCTGGATGAACTGTGCCCTGGCATTGGACATGGTTCTTTGAGGAGGAGGCGGATGAAGAGTAGGATGTAGAGCCTACATGGGTTCTCCCGGGCCTGTCTGTAGGGGTGGTGATGGATACTACTGTGGTCACTGCTGTCTGCTTGGCTGGCCCTGCTGCTGGCCCCTCACTCAGCTGGGTGGCTCTGCCTAGGACTCGGGCACTGGGGGCTGTCGCGTTCCTCAGAGACTGAGAGCCCCTCTTCAGGACCGGGACACTGGGACTGGGCTCCGTGAACTTACGCATACGGTCCCGCACAGAGTTAGCCCGGCCGAAAGGGGCCAAGACAACTGGCTCTTTCTTCTCAGGAACTGCAAAACAGACAGAAAGCATGAGTGGAAATTATTTACACACAGTAGCAAAGAACAGACACAGTCAAGTAATACAAACTCAGTAGTTAATTACCCAGCTCCCCTGGTACAGCTGACACACAAAGACTGGAAACATTTCAAAGTCTTCAGCAGGGCAATATGCCTAAAAGTCCTCAAACTCAAAGCAGCACTCTTACTGACTGTCTCATGCTAAAGCACTCTGCAAATCCCTTGACTTGATttcccttctctcgctctcccccatcCCTTTTTCCAGCCCCCCTCCTTTTCTTCAATCCCTCTCGCCCGACCTCATTCTCCCTCATCTTCAGTGCGTCAGCTTAGGCCATTAGCTGACAGATTTGCTCCATTTCTAGGTTGCCTGAGTGTTTCTGGATTCATGCTCCTTTCTGTACAGCAGAGCGATGGTCTGATTTCCTCACATATAGGGAAAGGCTCCACACTCATTTAGAAAAGCATTTCCCTCCCTCTTAATAATCACGATTTAGTGTTTTTGAGAATAACAAGCTTTCAGGAGTCTGGGGCCACAGAGAGGAGAATATAAAGGGCCTTCTTATAGCTTGCCATTCAGTCCTCTAGCGGTGCGCCCTCACCCCTTCCCCTGTATGACTGGCCCTATACGGTCATGCTGGCCCTACAATGCTCCTCTGGATGGAAGCCATTAAACTGATAGGAGTTCGGTAACAAGTCGTCTTGATGATATTAGAGGAACAGCTATAACTCAGCAGTGCTAAGGGGCTCAGTTCATTGATCCTCTGGTGAGATGTCTGTTATCAACACTGCTGGTGGAGTTTCACAGTAGAGCACCAGTAATGAGCCACAAATCCACCCTGGCTCCCACTTAATGTCAGGCGattacatgtacactaccgttcaaaagtttgggatcacttagaaatgttcttgtttttgaaagaaaagcacatttttgtccattaaaataacatcaaattgatcagaaatacagtgtagacattgttaatgttgtaaatgactattgtagctgaatacggcagatttttttatgaaatatctacataggcatacagaggcccattatcagcaaccatcactcctgtgttccaatggcactttgtgttagctaatccaagtttatcattttaaaaggctaattgatcattagaaaacccttttgcaattatgttagcacagctgaaactgtggttctgattaaagaagcaataaaactggccatctttagactagttgagtatctggagcatcagcatttggaggttcgattacaggcttcctctgtccagtgtctgtggtcTTTTGCCCATctcaatcttttctttttattggccagtctgagatatagctttttctttgcaactctgcctagaaggccagcattccagagtctcctcttcactgttgacattgagactggtgttttgcgggtactattgtgagacaaaaatgtgcttttctttcaaaaacaaggacatttctaagtgaccccaaacttttgaacggtagtgtacacacacacatagataaggTTTGTATCTGCAAACATGCTCACCTGCATCATTTGATTTTCTGAGAGGAGTGAGTAAAGTATATCTGACCTGAAagggggggggcgagagagagagaagagaagattcAATTAGAACGTAGCAATAAGCAACACAGGGCAATAGTGCAGATCCATGGGATGGCAGGGAGGATCGTCAACATTATGTAACAGTTTGGCGCAAGGGAGGCACGTTTGGGGCTGTTCTTTTTTTGGCTGAGGGGCCATGGGGCCAAGATGTGCCTGAGCCTCCACAGCGCAATGTAAACACATGGAAGATAAGCATACCATATTGCAGAGTTCTATAAAAGAGCCTGGAGCCTGCGTTGGTTAAACACTCCCCATAAGGGCAACAACGTGGCGTCATGGTGACCCAAGTCTCTGATGAGGCCATTGAGCAAACAATAGAGACTCAGAATGCTTCAGCAGCCATCTCCTGCCTGTGTGTTTTGGCTGTTGCTGGCCAGCCCCAGCGGCTCTTCCTCTGACAGCAGGTGAGGAAAACCGAGATCTGAGGGGAACCAGAACCAGCTGAGCACAAGAAAGGATTTGGGCCGGCTCTGAGGTGCTGAGTTTATTTGTGTAGCCAAGTAACCATAGTCAAACAGAGCTTTTAAACACGTACAGAGAAATGTTATATGTTTATAGCTCTTGACTTACAAAGATGCTGCTGAGAACTGGTGCtgcaaaagagagggagggagagagggagacatgccATCATAGCTCAACATCCCCCTCTAGTGGTATGATAACCTATATATTCTACTGTTCTACCTAGAGACACAGCAGATCATGTCAGCAAGCATTACCCAGGTAGATTCAACAAGACTGTACCTTCTGTTCCTGGATGTCTCCTCTTTCCTTGGCACTGCCATTGATCAGGCCACTGTGGGAGTCTGGGGCTTTCCTGAATAGGACGGCCCCATCAGGCTGATAATGGTTGGTAGTGGTGCTGTCCTGATGGGGCTGGTCTGGATGGTGGTTGGTGCTTTCAGCCTCGGAGTCTGTGCTGGAGGAGGAGCTACTCATGGTCACCTCTGGCTGCTCTTCTCGGCTCCGGCCCACAGACAACACGCCCACGCTCAGGTCAGACGTCCCTGAGTCCAGCCGTTTCCGTGACAGGAGCCCTGCGCCGTCGGAGGTCTCAGAGCCCAGGGGGGCTGGCGGTCCCATACTGGAGTCTGACGtgccagagtccagtctctgtctgAAGTGGGACTCTGAGGCCCCAGAGTCCAGTCTGCCTCTGTGGGCGGAACACTGGCTTCTGTCTGATGCTCCAGAGTCCACCCTGGTCCGGAAGGCTGAGCCCAGGCTCTTTTCTGATGCTCCAGAGTCCACCCTGGTCCGGAAGGCTGAGCCCAGGCTCTTTTCTGATGCTCCAGAGTCCACCCTGGTCCGGAAGGCTGAGCCCAGGCTCTTTTCTGATGCTCCAGAGTCCACCCTGGTCCGGAAGGCTGAGCCCAGGCTCTTTTCTGATGCTCCAGAGTCCACCCTGGTCCGGAAGGCTGAGCCCAGGCTCTTTTCTGATGCTCCAGAGTCCACCCTGGTCCGGAAGGCTGAGCCCAGGCTCTTTTCTGATGCTCCAGAGTCCACCCTGGTCCGGAAGGCTGAGCCCAGGCTCTTTTCTGATGCTCCAGAGTCCACCCTGGTCCGGAAGGCTGAGCCCAGGCTCTTTTCTGATGCTCCAGAGTCCACCCTGGTCCGGAAGGCTGAGCCCAGGCTCTTTTCTGATGCTCCAGAGTCCACCCTGGTCCGGAAGGCTGAGCCCAGGCTCTTTTCTGATGCTCCAGAGTCCACCCTGGTCCTGAAGGCTGAGCCCAGGCTCTTTTCTGATGCTCCAGAGTCCACCCTGGTCCTGAAGGCTGAGCCCAGGCTCTTTTCTGATGCTCCAGAGTCCACCCTGGTCCGGAAGGCTGAGCCCAGACCCAGACTCTTCTCTGAGGCTCCAGAGTTCAGACGGGGCCTGGAGGCCAGGCTGCGTTCTGAGGATGTCGAGTCAGAACGCTGGCGGTGGGATAGGACCACGTCCGGCTCTGATGATGTCACAGGGTCCCGGGTCTGTGGGCGGGTCAGCAGAGGGACCTCATCCCTCACCAGGGGGTCCAGAACCAGAACCATGCCTGAGTTAGAGCCTACAGAACACAAAGACCACAATACAGTGAGTGGAACATACCCATGAGTAGATCTAGTATGGTGCCGAGGAACACATACCATGAAAATACAACTTGTGTACAATTCTGTTCTTGCATTTTTTAAGTTtctctgacctaacataaacaAGATGGAATGTAGGATCATGTGAGCAGTTGCTGGACAACTTGGGAACTGCTGATGAAAATTAAAGGTTTCCGCAGAGGCCAAATCCACAAGAGCACAGTGTGAGAGACATGTGAGCGTCACTGAGGAGACAAGGGGATGTAGGCATTTCCTCCACGCTTGACTCAATTCCTGgaccagatgtctgtgtgtctgtgtgtgtaaaagaGATTAGAACACTAGGTGGTTACCAACCAGCAGGAAGTGTAAGGGGAACTGGAAGTGGGGTGAAATGGAGAATAGGACAAGTACTTTCCCCCTCCCCCGGTCTGAATCCAACCTCCTTCATTCCTCCTCTCATCAGGAAACCACACTCCAAATACTGCAGTGCCCACATCTTCCCCCTCCTAGAGCCAGTCTCTAGCTCTCCCCGTGATGCTCATTGCTCAGCATCTTTAACTCTGGGTGCTGTACAGGAACCACAGACATGCTGCATAAAGATAGGCCACAGAGTGGAAAATCACAGTGTCCTTACAAGAGACACATCATTGTATGATAACATCTCTGCGTACCCTTTGTATGCCCTATCCAAACAGAGCATCCAGGTCTGTCATTTTCAAACCAAATCTGTGAAGGAGAGCCCCATTCTGGTCTAAGACAGCCACAGCCTCAGCAGCTTTTTCAACACTCTCTGAAGGCTGGGGTTAGGTGAAGCTTTAGCTGATTACTTTAAGGGAGTGGTTATATAATGGGGTTTGAATAAGAAACATGCTTATGATACGCATTCACTTCAAACATCACAACAAACTAAAATGGCCCCCTTTCTCACACAAGGCCCTATAAATAGACCACATGACATCAAATGAAGGCCTCAGTCAAGTCCAATTAAAAAGAGAACTATAGTTGAAGGGAGGAGCAGCCAAAGAGTTGCAAACTAGTGATTGAAGTTGTTGCCGTTTGTACATCATGTCCAGTCCATTGTGTGCTGTTGTGAGGATTTTTGGGAAAACCCCCTACTGCTCTTGGATAATGAGAGGATGGCTTTAAATAACCACAATAGTGCATAATGCCgacttccctcccctctccccttcttaacaaacacacaaaaacaaaaaacagcaacaacaaaaggGGTCTTTTCAGTGTCGAGTTCAAAGTTGAGGAGTCTGGCTCCCCTGGGACtatcacatttaaaaaatatatatttttgtatttaactatgcaagtcagttaagaacccattcttattttacaatgatggcctaccccagccaaacactcccctaagtcagacaacgctgggccaattgtgcgccgccctatgggactcccgatcatggccggttgtgctGGAGCCCGGGAtccaaccagggtctgtagtgacgcttctggcactgagatgcagtgccttagaccgctgcgccactcgggaggcccttccACTGAGCCACTCACAAACGGGTAATTTCCTAAATTACAGCCTTGTTACCAGGATTGTGCTCAATTCAGAATTGACTCCCATTCACCAAATTCTAATTAAATAAGCCACACCCCACAGGATATAGAATTGAATTCAGTGATTCATGAAATATAATAACTTAGACTTTCCTTTCCTTGATCGTTCATTTTAAGTTAGTCCTGAAAATTGATTGTTAATTAATATTTTATATGCATGTATATAATGACATGACATGTTTTAGGTACAAGATGTATATTTGTATAGACTACACCAAACAGAATAGAAGAGGCATTTGAATGTAATTGAATTCTATTTTATTTAATTCAAAATTATAATTGAAATTCTGTATCCTGTTTACTACTTAAATTCAAATTAAAGAATTTAAATTTATGCAGCATTCAATTCAATTCTGAACTGAGCACAAGATTGCTTTTCACCAAACTAtggagtgtatatatgtgtgcAAGACTGTGCTGTatatttaagtgtgtgtgtgtgtgaaaagagagagagaggtagcatgtgtgtgtgacagccaGTGGGCCACAGTACCCCCATACTCTTCCAAGTTTAGTCCTTTCTCTAAACAAcgttctccttctctctgttaAAAATGAGCCCACCCCACCCTATCCGTTCCCAGCCACTAACTTCCTGTGTCTGTATTGGCGTCCATTTCAAACAGCTCCTACCCACAATCCCTCTGCTCTGTGGAGGTCTGCTCCTGTCTGCCGCTGGCCCTGCCTTCACCCTGGACCAAATTGCATGGTGAGGGACATGTCAAGAAAGGGTTCTGTTCTGGTATGTGCTTAAAATAGCAGCTGTATTACTACTGGGTGTGGGTTCCCCTTTGAACGGGTGATGTTCCTGTTGCGTCTCATAACCCCACTACTATCAGACACTGGCTGATGAGCGGGGTGTTGTGAGCTAAGGGTAAACCAAGGTAATTACGGTCAAAGAACCCAGCCAGGGACTGGCCAGGTTCAGGTCAACATtggggtaggttccttgatcagaAAAATACTTGGCTTTAGCCTTAGAGTAAAAATAACGCAGTAGAGACAGAGTATATTGGTTCAACAAACACAATGCTCACTTTAGAGGCATTCAAATCAGTCTGGCTATAAACACATTCTCTATTGTACTACATGCTCTCTCAAAGCCCTTTACCGGTCTTCTCTCATTCACTTTTGCATTTGTTTTTTCTGTGAGTGGGAGTGTGTGTTTACAAGTCGTAAGGTCTTCGCTAAAGATAGTACACCTATAGTAAAGTATTCACTGTGTTTTAAATGTAGGTTTTCTAACAGTGGTTAATGAAAATCACTACACACCCAAAGCCAGAGTCCCATGACTGTGGTGCCTCTAATCTGAAAATAAAGATGGAGGAGCTAAAAACAGTGTAAACCAATGAGACAGCCTCAGCTCCACTGCCGCCCTCTACAGCAGCATGACTCTATTGGCTGGCTATTTTCACTAGCATGCCAGAGGAAATTGCATCTAGGTGCATAAGTGTGGAGGTACAAGCAATATTTGAATCAATGTTGTGTTTAAGTACAAGTGCCTATACAAACTTGACCCTTAAGTTAAGGCAAACACGATCATATAAGCATGCCATATATAGAAGAGCAGGAATAAAATtaactgtatgtgtctgtgtgtgcgtgtgtgtgtgtccggctAAGTAAAAGGAACAGTCAACCACTCATATGGTCTTTGAACCTCTAAGCTCAGCTCTTTGAACAGTGCCGTTGCTCACCTGTCCTGTGCAGCTCACTGCCCTGCTGCATCTGGTGGCTCCGTAGCTCCCGGATCTGAGACTTGATTCTCTCTCGCTCGCCAAGCCTCTCCTTCTCGGTGTCCTGCAGAAACAATACAGTAAATCAGTGATTTCAATATATAATTGCTTCAATGCAGAAAGAGTCAAGAAAAGGGTATTCAGTTCTCACATGCTGTTCCATGCAGTATGACACAGATTGGGTACAGTCATTCAGTCAGCCCCTGCCCAGCTACAACACTGAGCTGAACCCCAACCATCCCATCCCTCTCAGTGGTCTGATCAGCAAATAAGTCAAACCATCAGGTACACAAAAGTCCTCAGTCTGTATGGGGCAATcagaacagtgtgtgtgatgtccgtATCAAGCGCTCCTCAAAGAGAGAGGCCATGATGAGGCCCAGGCCCTGCCTACCAGCTGAGATAAGATGGCTACTGCCATGCCTCCACCCTGTCCCTGCTCACCCCGGGAGAGACACAGTACACCATAACACGCCCTAAGAGCCAGCCAGGTAAATCAACCAACCCATAATGCTTTGAACCTAAATGTTACACCAAGGGAGTTAGTGACCCAGCTGTAACAGCCCAGGACATAGCCTTCTGTTGAGTAATGATTGAAGTGTGCCTGACCTCTCTGACCCCTCAGTCCTCCACCGTGGCCTAGTGTGTTAGTAACGTCTGGTCCTCAGTACAGGTAGAGAAAGAAGTAATCTGCACAGCCAGTAAAACACACTGGGTCTCATAATCTACAATATTAGAGGAAAGACACACTAGGAGGGAGACGATAGAGTAGAGAGTGCAACGTTTTGGCATATGGAGAGGAAATGGGAGATGCAGGGAGgtggagacaaagggagagagaagaagagagggagacatgtAGATGCTGCCACTGGTGCCTTACTTTGAGCTACTCCACAGGAAGATCAGCTGTACAGACACCaaggccaaaacacacacacttttcctcCTGCAtaagcacacacactcccttgTCCAGAAAGCTCCAGTGCCCCACAAACCTTTCCACTATAGTGCATCTGTGATATTGTGTGGAAAAGGAACGTGTGGTTATATGGAGTTTCTATACACGCTTATTTAGAAATGTATAAATAACTTCATAGTAAGTAATTTATTTTTAACCATAAAGGTATTTGGTATAATAAATTCAGGAATAGTAAAACCAGAGCTGTGTCTGGTTCACTGGTCTTTAAAAATGGATATCATGAGAATATATGACTACCTCAcccctgtaccccacacatacaattatctgtaaggtctctcagtcgagcaatgaatttcaaacagattcaaccacaaagaccagagaggttttccaatgcctcgtaaagaagggcacttattggtagatgggtaaaacaaaaaaagaagcagacattgaatattcctttgagcatggtgaagttattacactttgaatggtgtatcaatacacccagtcacgacaaagacacaggcgtccttcctaacccaGTTGTCGGGGAgagaggaaaccgctcagggatttcaccatgaggccaatagtgactttaaaacagttacagagtttaatggctgtgataggagaaaactgaggctagatcaacaacattgtagttgctccacaatactaaactaaattagagtgaaaagaaggatccCTGTACTAGGGGTATAAAGGTTTAAACGACATTGTGATCGTTAACGTTCAGAAAAAAATCCCTaaccaattattattattttttatacaaaattaaaatcacagtgcagttatcacaaaacTACCACAACAGGTCCTGATCATCATTTTTTACAAATACCTAATGCAACAATGCTGTAATTTTAATAGGAGGCGATATGAATCATTCAAATGACTTGCCATGCATGTCATCTTCGTTAACAGTTGGGAAAATGGCATAGTGAGACACAGCAGTGAAGTCCTGTAtggcaatactttgagaagttaaatgagaaggtGATGAAAAGCAAACTTTGCAAGGTGGAATTGAGCTGCTGTGGCAGTTCAGGTGTAATGCTgaacaacctggtctcagagcattttgtattattcagtGTGATACGTTccattttgtatggtatgtattaatttgtgatgtccatcacccatttcgtatgatactGTATGTTGCGAATTACAATTTGTTATGAATTTACAAAACGtactatatgttacgaatttgcaaaacatatgatATTTTACGAATTATAGCTAAGTGGCTGacgttagttagctggctaaaatTAGCTAGgctatgggttaaggttagggttaagtttaagagttaggttaaagggttaaggttaggggaagggttagctaacatgctaagtagttgcaaagtagctcaaAAGTGGTGGTAAAGTTGCTAATAAGCGAAAATGCTAAGGTTGTCTGTGACGAGATTCAAACTCaccaccttttggttactagacGTTCGCGTCTCGCATTATATGTTTTTgctttaagtaaccatctgtcttaggtaaccataccaaacgtgaaatatcatactaatttcagtCTCCCGGATTTACGTTTACTGTGTTACCTCTAGTCTATGAGACCGGGCTGTGCTGAAAGGGACGACCCAACCTGTTGCTGGCAGCAGTGAGATAAGGGACGGAGTGAGGAAATCACAGCGCTGATTACAGAAATGATTGCAGTTGATATGCAGCCATTGTCAATGGTAGAGGATGTCGGCTTCAATACCCTATTGgtatatctagaaccagactacaagATGCCATGTCGGCCCCGATGGAGAAATTGTACAATGATGGCTCTGTAAGTGCAAGTACAAAGCGCGAGCTCTCAAACACCATACATGGCGTTAACAGATTGGTATGCGTCTATGAACATGCTGTCATATATCACTGCAACGAGCCATCACATTGATAAGAAGTGTGACCTGAAGTACAGTACGTACTGACAACATGGAGGAGGCTCACACAACAGAGAACCTAAAACAACATTAATACTATGGTGGCTGAGTGAGTGGGGGACAGTAGTAACGTCAGCACCATCTGGTAGGGTTTCcattagttaccacagccacagtcTAACATAAGAAtttatgaaaaaatatatatttagtcttaatttaaggttaggcataaggttagcagtgtggttaaaatGTGGTTTTAATCCTAACCTTAAGAagatacattttagaaataggctttatgactttgtggctgtggtattTAGTGACGACCGGTAGGTAGGTAGCCAGGACTGCAGTAGATTGAACGCACTGCCCCCTAACAGTCGTACGCAAAACCACATCTGAATCGTGAATTCAcgtaattctttttttttttatgtttaaaaGTTTAAACAATAAAGAAATGTCAGTTTAAACGTGAAGAGAAATTGTACATTTgtcacagaataaaaaatattccaaaacatgcatcctgtttgcaataaggcactaaagtaaatctgcaagaaatgtggcaattttttaaactttatgtcctgaatacaacgcgttatgtttggggcaaaaccaacacatcactgagtaccactcttcatattttcaagtatggtggtgtctgcatcatgttatgggtatgctcgtcatcggcaaagactagggagtttttttggggataaaaataaacagaatagagctaaacacaggcaaaatcctagaggaagcccaaatatacactgg encodes the following:
- the LOC139545358 gene encoding LOW QUALITY PROTEIN: uncharacterized protein (The sequence of the model RefSeq protein was modified relative to this genomic sequence to represent the inferred CDS: deleted 1 base in 1 codon): MSAARYSILDEPSLRNLLDGTMDLDERRLIRSAIRELRRREMEDMEAAMARKRFRPTNLSQNDNKENQLTHRSELGGSLDVLSVKLQAIQDIEELTGLLRGANEYEERKLIRAAIRRLRDEEHQGTWEKGRTTGQCLESEGLELQSSLGAGDTEKERLGERERIKSQIRELRSHQMQQGSELHRTGSNSGMVLVLDPLVRDEVPLLTRPQTRDPVTSSEPDVVLSHRQRSDSTSSERSLASRPRLNSGASEKSLGLGSAFRTRVDSGASEKSLGSAFRTRVDSGASEKSLGSAFRTRVDSGASEKSLGSAFRTRVDSGASEKSLGSAFRTRVDSGASEKSLGSAFRTRVDSGASEKSLGSAFRTRVDSGASEKSLGSAFRTRVDSGASEKSLGSAFRTRVDSGASEKSLGSAFRTRVDSGASEKSLGSAFRTRVDSGASEKSLGSAFRTRVDSGASEKSLGSAFRTRVDSGASDRSQCSAHRGRLDSGASESHFRQRLDSGTSDSSMGPPAPLGSETSDGAGLLSRKRLDSGTSDLSVGVLSVGRSREEQPEVTMSSSSSSTDSEAESTNHHPDQPHQDSTTTNHYQPDGAVLFRKAPDSHSGLINGSAKERGDIQEQKVRYTLLTPLRKSNDAVPEKKEPVVLAPFGRANSVRDRMRKFTEPSPSVPVLKRGSQSLRNATAPSARVLGRATQLSEGPAAGPAKQTAVTTVVSITTPTDRPGRTHVGSTSYSSSASSSKNHVQCQGTVHPGGVATKPLQSAAQSLNAVGGAKQAAEKLRHASGGSKEDKTPGRASAQRDSKGAADPDMKTFLTIEIKDGRTTTTTSSSSRGNLAPRITTNPIGQRAELTLGLRATPFKMSSSSLTSGSSFKMASEPVLAVEPSVQVACCQPPAAVPNGFSAPPRDKFEECSRKLTAEQLAAIDDEELLDKMLDESKDFEERKMIRQAMRDLRKRKREAELGCTQEEIDQREKEREFRLAELRQQRAEHTQKGRMGGGGAGEVVMRKVEMSADGSTLSQVTKTNRFAKSGDGSRTAHSTIMEASYAKKTDVGIVQSMSYSCSSSTSSSSSTRKVGSVFDREDDSASRAAERRQAEKRKELMRAQTLPKMSAAQSRKAMIEKLDKESGGPGNKAVAKVNTVQRSASCLVPNANSIKQMLLDWCRAKTRSYQNVDIQNFSSSWSDGMAFCALVHNFFPEAFDYSSLTPANRRHNFEVAFSTAEKLADCPELLDVEDMVRMREPDWKCVYTYLQEFYRGLVTKGLVKTKTPPRVTPLGPQMHSWECANCMPLLEVEDMMIMGRKPDSKCVFTYVQSLVNHLRRHEMKLAKLQGTNL